From Andrena cerasifolii isolate SP2316 chromosome 12, iyAndCera1_principal, whole genome shotgun sequence, a single genomic window includes:
- the LOC143375213 gene encoding uncharacterized protein LOC143375213 isoform X2: MPKKSTRHVRESGLTRSCQNRNNNPGTRQERKTKHFRSVRIGITNGKRWLSLKKRLGLSTDEDVAVYLLDLAESASSRYNIKCNEEGEKEADQNKKHKMQTTQKKNWIDGTRESLRRSLRKQSSNAAAEPKASTVVALQSTLTDSIKLQARPSSKSRHHKTKAKHHKDKRKKKRHLKAMDFVSSIETANQSCNNVTSGEEAEICVKRENSILTSGINIGANLKDTTKVVSVGAKTERVDSIEMIGNVNTGENLLYRDIKNVDMKRAVTISDNSEQSRLNGLEISAIANNKCNLDKTITQALDGIDDGTASCGQPVEMGQNDNVLSGSRYIDPCEDEDATTDRQVEDRKLKKKRKRLKHDVQGMEDENTMGDSSEELLDDPMHKHRKKRHKHTGEHRNRRHHDVRKAPQDGIIVRDDMNVCFVADDTSAITSSEHQSGTSVDPLILEPQRLAIKIKLCQECNNRHLQDACPLTTPLYAIPDSISYEDWLYKHKENDEILKVIKFGDPMSEGYGKMTEDNTESDDDTLLTDQHKTRTKGQKEEKLLIVDTDRPLYARDSLPDCFELRITNSEHGLGIYAKSSVPMHVKLGPLVGRPVREMDIPDDFSMRHIWEIDNNGKTLYISTTDPLRSNWIRYIRPADTKEERSVAVITKQGELQLVTTQNIVSGMELTYWADSQSSAWTRKNKVDKTNCGGCNLNFAHPIYYRLHCCIFHDTNYSLTIRKYHCKVCGAAVLGKDNIMKHAAELHAGRGAYQCQYCKKFFLRLNYLEMHRTYGCAQNPQRSRPLCDFCGRKFCQPQKLKVHIKRMHSDMSEVLREFQCKLCLKLLGSRAALQRHMKEVHHKDVVGAATCDRCGKMFQNKSNLKIHMLTHSGVKPFRCKENSCKAAFTTKQCLQFHYKKVHGLTEEMMPKIERSVAYTFDAYSGGLVEDVGRGKIPRPSRKTSQDSNNSLSSDNGIKAETPYNSGSPTIIEFGTHPASTYKVESNPRISTSSLPAGTVSTSSTLESTAASVRADADLYSVSRLQSKGSKKWLGEFNPSTTSDVTVASDTIAHLSSSVVVTGNTYEFQDSTKDVNEEALSPIGTATRAQSSIMDNSKLGLGVYRRTESASASLLVEAALDAAERDIGAVSSPILDDNDRDTNLYSIPSQLQSPLPQRSPTSHLDSYIQQQEELISPAPTPDGRNTPPSRSHDDYQLHRPVDYIGTPRAHNIDQYLHHEDISRVSSPNNYIHIQQDDLVSPSATPNPPRYQDVHHRHHHHHHHHHHHHQASTDNLSSDEGDSVAQNLSLSVKEKAMQLDLSTSYKYDTLEQDFGRDRSNFEPLVLCGGGGSGGGGGGGELQGLDMSARGFHHVFSVQIQNTRYPPPPPPPAPPPPPPHHHHHHHMYEVAERRSVDLSRNGTCAISPTTLSAASLPPSAPSVGSTVSSLLPPPPPLAATAPLPPAAVAPPPAPPPPQPPPSPSDYPHNDVPRVVSLDLTPGGRHTVDLTFTRSHHLHGSGTRVIASPEIIIPDAVDARILPSSPPPPLSGYNPSYPVSPAPYHPPRPGYHHYSSFY; the protein is encoded by the exons ATGCCGAAGAAAAGTACAAGGCATGTAAGAGAGTCGGGGTTAACGAGAAGTTGCCAAAACAGAAATAACAATCCTGGAACAAGACAGGAACGGAAAACGAAACACTTTCGAAGCGTTCGCATCGGTATTACCAACGGCAAGCGTTGGCTCTCGCTTAAGAAACGCTTAGGTCTATCAACGGATGAAGATGTTGCAGTTTATCTACTCGATCTTGCCGAGTCCGCTTCCAG TAGATACAACATTAAATGCAATGAAGAAGGCGAAAAAGAAGCGGATCAGAATAAGAAGCACAAAATGCAAACgacacagaaaaaaaattggatagATGGTACCAGGGAATCTCTTCGTCGAAGCTTAAGAAAACAAAGCAGTAACGCTGCCGCGGAGCCGAAAGCATCTACTGTCGTTGCACTGCAGTCCACATTAACTGACAGTATCAAGTTACAGGCTCGACCTAGCTCAAAGTCCAGGCATCATAAGACTAAAGCTAAGCACCATAAAGATAAGCGCAAAAAGAAGAGACATCTGAAAGCCATGGATTTCGTTTCGTCGATTGAAACTGCCAATCAATCCTGTAACAATGTAACATCAGGGGAGGAAGCAGAAATCTGCGTGAAAAGAGAGAATTCCATATTAACGAGTGGAATAAACATCGGGGCGAATTTGAAAGATACAACAAAAGTCGTATCCGTTGGGGCAAAGACTGAACGCGTAGATAGCATAGAAATGATAGGAAATGTAAATACCGGCGAGAATCTACTCTACCGTGACATAAAAAATGTTGATATGAAAAGAGCTGTAACGATTAGCGATAACAGCGAACAGTCAAGGTTGAACGGTCTAGAAATATCTGCCATTGCTAACAATAAGTGCAATCTGGATAAAACTATCACGCAGGCATTGGATGGAATAGATGACGGCACAGCTTCTTGCGGCCAGCCTGTAGAGATGGGACAGAATGATAATGTTTTAAGCGGTTCACGATACATCGATCCTTGCGAAGACGAGGACGCGACTACAGATCGGCAAGTGGAAGatcgaaaattgaaaaagaaacgaaaacggCTGAAACATGATGTCCAAGGGATGGAAGATGAGAATACGATGGGTGATTCGTCCGAGGAGCTTTTAGACGATCCTATGCACAAGCATAGGAAAAAACGGCACAAGCACACTGGGGAACATAGGAACCGCAGACATCACGATGTACGTAAAGCGCCTCAAGACGGGATAATCGTGCGGGATGATATGAACGTCTGTTTCGTGGCAGATGATACATCGGCAATTACAAGCTCGGAGCATCAAAGCGGAACAAGCGTTGACCCTTTAATACTGGAGCCGCAGAGATTAgccattaaaataaaactgtgtcaGGAATGCAATAATCGTCACTTGCAAGATGCTTGTCCATTGACAACACCCTTGTACGCTATTCCAGATTCCATATCGTACGAGGATTGGTTGTATAAGCATAAAGAAAATGACGAGATATTGAAGGTGATAAAATTCGGCGACCCTATGTCCGAGGGTTATGGAAAAATGACCGAAGATAATACCGAATCTGACGACGACACCTTGCTGACTGATCAGCATAAAACAAGAACGAAAGGTCAGAAGGAAGAGAAGCTGTTGATCGTAGACACCGATCGGCCATTGTACGCTAGGGATTCTTTGCCCGATTGCTTCGAGCTAAGGATCACCAATTCGGAACACGGGTTGGGGATTTACGCGAAAAGTTCTGTTCCAATGCACGTGAAACTGGGTCCCCTGGTTGGACGGCCAGTTAGAGAAATGGATATACCCGATGACTTTTCCATGAGACACATTTGGGAG ATAGATAATAATGGTAAAACCTTGTACATAAGTACCACCGACCCATTAAGAAGTAATTGGATTCGTTACATTAGACCAGCCGATACGAAAGAGGAAAGAAGCGTAGCTGTAATTACGAAACAGGGAGAATTGCAGCTTGTTACCACTCAAAATATTGTGTCAGGAATGGAACTGACGTATTGGGCGGACTCACAGTCTTCGGCATGGACGAGAAAGAATAAAGTAGATAAAACGA ATTGTGGAGGATGCAATTTAAATTTTGCCCACCCAATATACTATCGCCTCCATTGTTGCATCTTCCATGACACTAACTACAGTTTGACAATCAGAAAGTATCACTGCAAG GTATGCGGGGCTGCCGTTTTAGGTAAGGACAACATCATGAAGCACGCGGCGGAATTACACGCGGGTCGAGGTGCATACCAATGtcaatattgtaaaaaattcttCTTACGCTTGAATTATCTGGAAATGCATCGAACCTACGGGTGCGCGCAAAACCCGCAACGTTCAAGGCCGTTGTGCGATTTCTGTGGACGTAAATTCTGTCAACCGCAAAAGCTAAAAGTACACATCAAACGGATGCATAGCG ATATGTCCGAGGTGCTCCGGGAGTTTCAGTGCAAGCTGTGTCTGAAACTTCTAGGCTCCCGTGCGGCGCTGCAGCGTCACATGAAAGAGGTTCACCATAAAGATGTGGTCGGCGCCGCCACTTGCGATCGATGCGGGAAAATGTTTCAGAACAAGAGCAATCTGAAAATACACATGTTGACGCACAGCGGGGTGAAACCGTTCAG ATGTAAAGAGAATAGTTGCAAAGCAGCTTTCACCACTAAGCAATGCCTACAATTTCATTATAAGAAGGTGCATGGACTTACGGAGGAGATGATGCCAAAAATCGAACGATCCGTCGCGTACACCTTCGACGCATACAGCGGCGGGCTTGTAGAAGATGTTGGTCGCGGGAAGATACCTCGACCCAGCAGAAAAACTTCTCAG GACAGCAACAACAGTTTGTCTTCGGACAACGGTATAAAGGCTGAAACACCCTATAATTCCGGGTCTCCAACTATAATCGAGTTTGGAACTCATCCCGCATCCACGTATAAAGTGGAGAGTAACCCACGGATATCAACGTCGTCACTTCCGGCGGGTACTGTGTCAACCTCAAGTACTCTCGAGTCAACAGCAGCAAGTGTCCGCGCGGATGCGGATCTTTACAGTGTTTCAAGGTTGCAGAGCAAAGGTAGTAAGAAGTGGCTCGGTGAATTCAATCCTTCGACAACGTCGGATGTAACCGTAGCATCAGATACTATTGCTCATTTGTCGTCGAGCGTGGTGGTTACCGGGAATACTTACGAATTTCAAGACAGCACTAAGGATGTAAACGAAGAAGCATTGTCACCGATCGGCACGGCGACTAGGGCGCAGAGCAGTATTATGGATAACAGCAAATTAGGACTTGGCGTGTATAGAAGAACCGAGAGCGCGAGCGCTAGTTTGCTGGTCGAAGCTGCTCTCGACGCCGCTGAAAGGGACATAGGAGCAGTCTCTAGTCCAATATTAGACGACAACGACCGCGACACCAATCTTTACTCGATACCCAGTCAATTGCAGTCACCATTACCTCAACGATCACCAACGAGCCATTTGGATTCGTACATACAGCAACAGGAAGAACTAATATCCCCGGCGCCTACACCGGACGGTCGGAATACGCCGCCTAGTCGTTCTCACGATGATTATCAGCTACACCGACCTGTCGACTACATCGGCACACCGAGAGCGCATAATATCGATCAATATTTGCACCACGAGGATATATCACGCGTCTCTTCGCCAAACAATTACATTCACATTCAACAAGACGACCTAGTGTCACCGTCGGCGACACCGAATCCACCGCGGTATCAAGATGTGCATCACCGTCATCATCACCACCAtcatcaccaccatcaccatcatCAAGCATCCACGGACAATTTGTCCAGTGACGAAGGAGACTCCGTAGCGCAAAACCTGAGCCTCTCCGTCAAAGAGAAAGCGATGCAGCTGGATCTTTCGACGTCATACAAATACGATACCCTCGAGCAGGATTTCGGTAGAGACAGATCAAACTTCGAGCCTCTTGTCTTgtgtggtggtggtggtagtggcggtggtggtggtggtggtgagcTTCAGGGCTTAGATATGTCTGCCAGAGGATTTCATCACGTTTTCAGCGTGCAAATACAAAACACCCGgtatcctcctccacctccgcccCCTGCCCCGCCTCCGCCTCCacctcatcatcatcatcatcatcatatGTACGAAGTGGCGGAAAGACGGAGCGTCGATCTCAGCAGGAACGGAACTTGTGCGATATCACCGACAACACTATCGGCGGCGTCTCTGCCACCGTCTGCTCCTTCCGTTGGCTCGACAGTTTCGTCGCTGCTACCTCCTCCCCCTCCGCTGGCTGCAACAGCCCCCCTTCCTCCAGCTGCTGTTGCCCCACCTCCAGCACCACCTCCTCCTCAACCGCCACCATCACCATCAGACTATCCTCATAATGATGTTCCAAGAGTCGTTAGTTTGGATCTCACTCCCGGTGGAAGGCACACCGTTGATCTCACTTTTACGAGATCTCATCATTTACACGGTTCCGGGACCCGTGTGATCGCAAGCCCAGAGATAATCATTCCTGACGCAGTGGATGCACGAATTTTACCATCTTCTCCGCCTCCGCCTTTGTCAGGATACAACCCTAGTTATCCTGTTAGTCCTGCACCGTATCATCCACCTAGACCAGGATACCATCATTATTCCAGTTTCTACTGA